CTTAGCTatgaaacatttaattttaatttttattatacaaaaaatgtggatgattgaatctttaatttaacatattcaagataacattacatataatatgtgtatacatacCTTGATGATCTATATACGAAACATAGTGCAGAAGAGGTTGTATAGTTACGATCATCTTTTCACATATTTCAACTTtaacatttgaataattattaatgctcCAACGTGCATCATCCAGTATTTTAGCCAATTTAATAAGTAGTGTATCCCAGATTTCTATGTAAGGAAGTGTCATAATATGACATTCATTCAAGATCATCTACAAAAtgaggtatttaaaataattaatttttaattacaaaaaatattatacttactttaGTTAAAGTAGCCAAAAACAGCATATGATCATAATTTGGTGAAGGGTTTAGAAGAGGTAATAAGACATATGAAAGAAATGCTTTTGGTTTCATTACACGTAGATGTTTGGTAGTTCCTAAAATctgtttaaacaataattataacttaaatatattaggtattgtacttttaaatatattatgtgtgattCAGGATAAGAGTGAACTGCTCTGTAGAATAACCCGCCAGACACCATCAGCCCTCTAGGTCTTAGGCAGCAGCTAGCCGTCAATAAACTGTATGTGACTATTGACCAACAATTACTGGTCCATAGTCTATGACACCATCTTGCATAACCTTGAGGTGAGATGTGTCCATGGATGAGGTCTACCGTTATAACTAGTTTTAGTCTGCTGAGTGAGTGTCTCACACTTATCCTGCAGTGTATTTTAGCtagctaaaataaaatagacataCCCATTGACGAaggttttgtttttgatctactgataaatttaaatcaaaagaCAACCAGTTCATGTATTCTTGGTAAATATAAGAAGGATCCATGTGTGCATGAATACCAACCAACCCTTGGTGGCAACATGATCTCTTAGATTCGATTCCTTTGACTGGTAATCCACAAATACCGGTGACATATTgcgatattaataaattcaacatttttcttGGTTGTTGAATAATAAGCCAAATCAATGTGGACAGTAATTCCTGtaaattgttaacattttataaaataattcaaaaatgaaattggaatttattatatttaaataaaaatatttatacttttcttTAACTATTTTGAAGGACTTACTTGTGGATCAATATTGTCATTATACTCATTATGTgtaacataatgtaataattcaTCGAAATCAtttgatacataaaatgtacaatcgGCATAGTGGACCATAACATGTCTTAGAATACACGATGTATCTTCTAAATCCAAGTGTTTGAGTCCTTTAAATATTACCTTTCCCAAAGCTTCAGACACTTCACCTCCATTTTTATGATAAGCCATACTACTGTCAATGATGGCTTTGAAACAGTTGTAATCAACACAGTCTATGTAGTTGCCAATTACTTGAATGGCACGGTTATGAACGAAAACACCTGGgttttcaatcatttttttcacCCAAGCGTTGAGATGAAATTTGGAAGAACTCTCCACACGTTTAGCCATTGCATCAATGTCAGTGATATCAATATTACTAAAATCAATCTTTTCTATGGCTATATTACGTAGAATTGGCCTGAATTCTTTTAATAAGCGTTCATTAATAGTTCCATTATCTATTAAACTACACAATTCATAACACAGATGTCCAATAGCTGCTTGTAGATTTGTGTCTTCTTCAACAACTTCCACTTCATACCAAGCAATCCAAGTATCAATGCTGAAATTGCACATATTCAtacacttatacataatcacatcaaaacattttttaaatataacatgtcCAGTATCTGTTGATGGAATAGAAGAACGTAATGATGTTAATGTATACAGTGGATACAGTCTATAAGCATCAGGAACACTTCTGTATTTAATCATCTCTATAAAGATGTTAAATATGCTTTTCACCCGAAATCCATTATATCTTGTTATTTCTTTTTGTTCATCTTCAAAATCAAGTCTTCTTATATCATGCGGTAAATTATCCTTGCCAAATACTAGCATGGCTTGATTGAAGTGGCCGATCACAGAACTTTCTGAATTAGATCTTATAGGCCCACGTTTAACAGATTTCATCAAAGAAACAACTAGATTTTCAGTATCAACTAATTGTGAAAGTCCATCTAtagcttttattttatttaagcttATATCAATTAAATCGCTGCAAAAACTATAAggagtatacattataatttcgGATATAAATGgctttaaattcaatatatccACGAGTTTATAGTATAGGTTATTTGAGAGGGTATTGCCATGAACATATTGTTTGAGGTTTAGCAATGGATCTTCTCTAACCCAATTACAATTTGTCATCTCAGTATTTAAGTATaggataaaatgtattaatcttTGGCCATCTTCtgagaatttataattttttgagttTATGTTATCATCAACTAGCATTTGAATTTCTGATACACAAAGGTAGTCAAGTatacctgaaaaaaaaacaataggtaatatattaataaatattgaacactacatatttgatattatgcaagaatatactaggtatatattatattaatattttttttgatttctaaaaaattacagAATAATAGGTATCTTCAATTTTTACAGAATTTGTTAAGTTAACTCTGTATCAGGGGAGAACACATACCATGACATACCGAAACTCATTTATTCTAATGCATCCCCACTATAAAACATACTAGATCAGCTCCCATCAAAGCATTTCTGTTTTTAGTGACAGCTGTATACATATACCAAGTGCTTCTTGGTTGTGGTGGGAGGGGGGGTATAGCATTGAAACAGTGGAAAGCTATCTGTTTACGTTTTCTCTTGAGGCACaagtatagttatttatatttttctcttgtaataaatatcaattttcaaaaatgtaatatttgtataccaACTCAAAGTAACTTACAGTAACTATTAGATGGTTGTTAcgtatttaagaaaatatattaaaaataaattgaaacatGTTGACAcagataaaaattttatttatataattactgcTTCTAGATTATAATGCAATTTTagggttaaaataattattattcaaagaaaAGATGATAACATTAAAGTGACGTACCATATGGGGTTTTCTTTATATAAAGCAGGAAATCCGCGGCCTGTGAGATTTatcacacatttttaaaaacattttatttttgtgcccATTAAATAATCCGGAATGCCCGCACAACCCGGTGCTTGTATTATTAAACGTAatcgcaacaataataataattctaattatCTTATAATCTAATctaaaaacaacatattatagaaTTCAGATATAGTTACCAgcttatagaaaattatattgttataataataattataccatcTATGTTTATTAATCTTGAGTAATAagagaaacaataataattcattctgtttatttcaattaatttatagaccaaaactttttttttttgtccaaatatatataggtaatataacgtataatttatacgtgTGATTATAATGTGTTTCCAAAGTGGCCCACAAGATCATTTGGGTTGGCCACCCTTGATATAAAgtatacttttgtttttcaattttttaattctctttaatattatttttattttaagtaattgtaagtttttatcaaaataatatttcaaaaatgcatGTCTTTCATTTTCATTATATGAGGTATTTTATCTCTAAAATAAATTGCTTTAATAGCAGACACAATTAACCATTAACTACTAAAAGTTGTAGGAAGACATCCTATTAAAACATAGATTTGTTAAAATCAACGATCATTGATCACCTTTTATTGGTTGAAAATTTTACATCTAGGTATATTactgtacagtgtacctacTGTACATAATGTCAAATGTATACTACCTATAAAGTATCAGGTATTTTAATATCCAGAGTAATCATTAATTTCTGAATGAGTTGATAAAGTGATT
This genomic window from Metopolophium dirhodum isolate CAU chromosome 1, ASM1992520v1, whole genome shotgun sequence contains:
- the LOC132935710 gene encoding uncharacterized protein LOC132935710 codes for the protein MDVDNEPASDDVESTEAVRFIFGLLDDINKRIDVKLPAGILDYLCVSEIQMLVDDNINSKNYKFSEDGQRLIHFILYLNTEMTNCNWVREDPLLNLKQYVHGNTLSNNLYYKLVDILNLKPFISEIIMYTPYSFCSDLIDISLNKIKAIDGLSQLVDTENLVVSLMKSVKRGPIRSNSESSVIGHFNQAMLVFGKDNLPHDIRRLDFEDEQKEITRYNGFRVKSIFNIFIEMIKYRSVPDAYRLYPLYTLTSLRSSIPSTDTGHVIFKKCFDVIMYKCMNMCNFSIDTWIAWYEVEVVEEDTNLQAAIGHLCYELCSLIDNGTINERLLKEFRPILRNIAIEKIDFSNIDITDIDAMAKRVESSSKFHLNAWVKKMIENPGVFVHNRAIQVIGNYIDCVDYNCFKAIIDSSMAYHKNGGEVSEALGKVIFKGLKHLDLEDTSCILRHVMVHYADCTFYVSNDFDELLHYVTHNEYNDNIDPQELLSTLIWLIIQQPRKMLNLLISQYVTGICGLPVKGIESKRSCCHQGLVGIHAHMDPSYIYQEYMNWLSFDLNLSVDQKQNLRQWILGTTKHLRVMKPKAFLSYVLLPLLNPSPNYDHMLFLATLTKMILNECHIMTLPYIEIWDTLLIKLAKILDDARWSINNYSNVKVEICEKMIVTIQPLLHYVSYIDHQAKAESLENIKQELSGLHLMTRSHFLRLWTSEYITIDGMDEHLIMTIQSQSHISYSNLNRSSTQRAQEEFIFSIATFMPKFTLHEMKSFIANYLSSAKPPNMIDASFFLLESVMNSIMRIIVYLKTAVQNEPYDNQCAWAYVENTIVNFLDAVNTSKMCCIYEDEIDVALAINSVTKIVMVIKQLENIRQMPLLIVIRRLIDLIVIRMEPAEISKVLSLLASIKSPNSRKTLRTSIQRLMNNLIIKKQRVEEVSHQG